The Triticum aestivum cultivar Chinese Spring chromosome 4B, IWGSC CS RefSeq v2.1, whole genome shotgun sequence sequence CGGGCTAGTACCACTAGATCACAAACTGCACTGCCACTGCAGCTTATTCATCACGGCTACAGCAGCTGCGACGTCAAACccccatcatcatcgtcgtcgccgtcgtctccGGCATTAAAATGGAGGCGAGGAAGCCCGTGACACGCCCCTGCCCTAATTAAGAGCGAACTGGTCGCGTCGTCCGCCATGAATGGGATGCCGATGTGCCATGCGCGGCACCGCTGGTGGCAATAACTGAAGCAACGAACAATTGGCACGCAGGCAGACGCTTTGAGCAATTATGGATGGAGTTCGGTTCTACCAGTAGGAATAGTAGTTTCATTCATTCATGTTCTATCGAGTGTTTGATTGATCTGACATGACATGACAGAATcggggacggacggacggacggccgGCCGGCCATACTCGGAAATGGACAAGCAAAAAATCTTGATCGGAGCACCTCCACGTCCCCTATGTACCGGAGTCCGTCGGTGGCATCAGAAAAGcaatggcgccgccgtggccaatccgggcaccggaggcctgcctaGTGCCTACCTAccgcgccgaggacgaggacggaCGACAGCCATCTTGACGGAGGACCTACTTCTTCTTGGCTTGGCTTGGCTTGGCTTGGCTACGTGGTTGGAGTAGCTGGTGGCCCGGCTAGGTGCCGAGGAAGCCGACGTTGAGGTCGATCCtcggcttcttcttgggcgccggGGCCGGGGGCGGCGGCACGTGCGACTCGCAGCGCGGGCAGCGCGGGTCGCTCCGGGCGATGAGCACGTAGAGGAAGCAGCGCGGGCAGGCGGCGGCCACCATGCCCCCGCTGGCAGACGGAGAGTCGCAGCCGTCGCCCTGCTCCACGGCAACGTCGCCGCGGCGCTTGACGGAGGTGGTGACCGAGGACGACGACGGGgaggcgcccgcgcccgcgcccgcgccgctctgctgctgctggtggtggtgcccCTGCCCCTGCTTCCCGCGCTCGAACCGCTCCAGCGCCGTCTTGACCTTCTCGATGGTGCACACGCTGTGGTACGTGGTGGTGGCGGCGCAGTCCGCAGCCGGCGCCATCGTCGGCAACGGCGCCATGGCGGCGCCGGAGGCGGGGAAGAGGTTGAGGTCCCCCCTCGCCgacggcggcgggctccggtgcTTCTGCAGCGGCGGCTTGCCGGGCTGCACGCACAAAATAAAAATCACCGCAGTAAGTAAAAGATTGTTACTACTAATACTTGTACCACTACCCAGCTGTTATTGCAGAGATTTCAATGGCCATATCGTGAAGCCTTAAGTGAGGCTGCTACATTATTGGGCAAGATGAGAATAATTAAACTTGCCGGTGGAACATGGCAGACAGATGAAGATGAATTAACTACTACACCTAGAGAACAATTGCTACTCGCTGTACGACAGATACTCGAGATATAAAATTGATGCAGTATAATAATCTACTTTTTGATCTCACAGAAAAGAAAGACTAGGCTGGGAAAGGCTCCTGCACTGTGACATGGGAATTGCATAGCCTCAGGCTCAAAGTTCACCCCACCCTCTTGTATGACCAAGCCCACAAATGGCAACTAACTATTCCGCGGTCAAATTTGCCGACCAAACTAATTTTCGGCGCGCATGGATATTACAAGGAGAGTAATCGGCCCATTGACTGAACAAATTGAAAAGTCTTACTTAATTAAGCACTGGAGCACGTACCGTCCAATCGCAATTGagcacggaagaagaagaagaaaacgaagcGAAAGTGAAGACGCGAAGGGAGAGGAAACAGAGCATGGGCCGTGGAGCGGTGCGTACCtgcagggcggcggcgtcgtgCCTGGGGCcgtcggcggcgggggcgggcgccTGGCAGCCGCCGAGGAAGTCCCGGGTGACGAGCTCCGGCGCGATGGTCCCGCCGTCCGCCGCGCGGGACATCATGAAGCCCACCGCCTCAGCGACCATCTAGCACGCCACctcgaagaggaggaagaaggaggaggtgcTTGGTTGGAACAAGGAGGGAGCGGCAATGGAGGTTGTGAGGGAGGGAGACGCGGGGGGAGGAGGAGGTAGATAAATGGAGGGGGAAGGGGAGGGGAAACAGGGGGAGTTTTGGAGGCACGTATGGGCGCCATTAATTGGGGTGTTGGAAAGGGAGGGCATGAGGACAAGATGTGCATTCAATGCGCGCATTGATGGCCTCCCTCCCGCTCCCGGTGCGTGTGTGATGAGTGCGTCTGCGTCTGCGTCTGCGTCTGCGTCTGGGTGAGAGGGACGGACGGGGCCGATGGGGATGGCCCAGCCTACGCCACACTGCTCGCCATTCATTCATGGCCTCGCTCTCTCATCAAGATCAAGGATTGCCTCTCTAATTATTTCACTCATCTCTCTCTTAAAGAGTGCGTGTGAAGATGAGGCGGGTGCAAGTGGAAGTGGAGGAGTAGAAGCACGGGCTCGCGTGGGGATTCGGTGGGCCCGCGCCCCAAGGTATCCACCTCGGGATTGCTTAACAACGAACACTCAAAATTCGTCCGCCCATTAAACTACTAGTGGCACAAAGGTAACCGTACTCGTCTATGGATCCATTGCTTTCTTTAAGGAGGATCCATTGTTTGTTTGTCCTATTTTTTTGAGAGGAAAGGGCAGTTTTGCtaaaactcatctagatgagatataatttggtctcattcacattttatagccattggatgtgatgctataagatgcggaCAATATCAGAGTGGTCTCCAGGCGTAGCATACCCTTTTTTTTTTCTCTTCCTGTGAAAGCGACGACTATAAAATACTGATGTCCAAACACGAGCTAATGCTAGATTGACCAAGAATTTTCTGAAATTCAGTGACGAATGGTTTTTTATGGTTTACGTTCAAAATTGACTGTTTTCTCTTGTTGCTTTTTATCACGTTGAAGATCTTAGACCTCATTTGCCAGCGAACTGAGATTTTAGTGGTACCATCTTCCTTGATTATATTTTAGGTGTTTATATTTTAGTTTTAGTAGGGCGTGTATCCTGCTCTGAAAGATGAGGCGACGAGCGAGAGGGCTTTGTTTTTATCACGCTGATAGGCGCTGGTCGACCGGGCCAAATTTAGGTCTGTCGAACAAGCACCGTACGATCAAACGCACCGGATCCGCACGATTCCCTTCTTCCTTCCCCGGGACGCATTCTTCTTTAGAAAAGGTTCCCAACGCGCCGTCATGGACGAGGACGCACCAGCCTTGAAGCACCTCCATACGTGTCTCCTATATCGCTACCCTCATCGTCGGTCGCTGTCGTT is a genomic window containing:
- the LOC123090592 gene encoding uncharacterized protein, whose amino-acid sequence is MVAEAVGFMMSRAADGGTIAPELVTRDFLGGCQAPAPAADGPRHDAAALQPGKPPLQKHRSPPPSARGDLNLFPASGAAMAPLPTMAPAADCAATTTYHSVCTIEKVKTALERFERGKQGQGHHHQQQQSGAGAGAGASPSSSSVTTSVKRRGDVAVEQGDGCDSPSASGGMVAAACPRCFLYVLIARSDPRCPRCESHVPPPPAPAPKKKPRIDLNVGFLGT